ATTACTGAACATAAAAAAAGTGAAGAATCAATTATAGAGCAATATCATTTCCTACAGTATCTAATTAATACCATACCTTATCCTGTGTTTTATAAAGACATAAATTATGCTTATATTGGTTGTAACAAGGCATTTGAAGATTTTATAGGACTTTCAAAGGATGAGATTATTGGGAAAACTGTTTATGAAGTAACTACGAAAGAACTGGCAGATAAATATCACAAAAAGGATAAAGAACTCTTTGAAAATCCGGGTTCACAGTCATATGAGGCACCAGTTCAGTATGCTGATCATTCACGGCACATTGTGCTATTTAAAAAGACAACATTTAATGATAACCAGAGCAACATTGCAGGTCTTATTGGGGTTATGGTTGATATAACGCAACGTAAACTGGCTGAAAATGCGTTAAGGGAAAGTGAAGAAAAGTTCAGAGTGTTAGCCGACAATGCTCCAGTATCCATTATTGTTTATCAGGATAACAAAACTTTATATGCCAATGAGTATGCGGTTAAAATAAGTGAATACAGTAAAGAAGAGCTTTATGCAATGAATTTCTGGGATGGTTTCCATCCTGATGACCAAAAAATGTTAAAGGATCTGGGGCAGGCCAGATTACATGGAGAAAAAGTTCCTAATACCTATGAAGTTAAATATGTTACTAAATCTGGCAATGTACGTTATCTTGTTATTTCGGCAGGAAACATCATTTACGGGGGCAAACCCGCAGTTTTAGCTATTTTAATAGATGTAACTGAGGATAAAAAAGTGGAATTTAAGCTTAGGCGGAGTGAAGAGCGTCTGATGATGGGTATGGACATGGCCAAACTGGTTTACTGGGAATATGATACTGAAAGTGACATGTTCACCTTCGATGACCAGTTCTACTCACTCTACGGTACAAGTGCACAACTCCAGGGAGGTAACAAGATGTCCTCCCAGGAATATGCCACCCGATTCGTTCCTCCTGAAGAACGCACCCTGGTGGGAGAAGAAGTTGCCAAGGCTTTGGAAACTGATGATCCTGATTTTTCCAGCACACTCCAACACAGCATAATACGGGCTGATGGAGAAAAAAGATTTATAATAGTGCGTATAAGAATCGCAATGGATGAAAATGGGCGGAAAATAGGAACTAGGGGTGTTAATCAGGACATCACTGAACTGGTACTGGCAGAAGAGAAGCTAGCGAGATCTGAAAGTAAATACAAGGCAATATTTGATAATATTAAAAGTGCAGTGGCTGTTTATACTGCAATTGATAACGGTTCCGACTTTGTATTCAAAGATTTCAACCATGCTGCAGAAAAAATGGAAGAAATTAAGAGGGAAGATGTTATTGGAAGAACAGTTAGCGAAGTTTTCCCTGCAGTTGTGGAATTCGGGCTTTTAGAAGTCTTTCAGAGGGTTTGGAAAACTGGAAAAGGAGAAAAAAAGCCAGTTTCTATTTACGAGGATGAAAGAGTAAGTGGATGGAGGGAAAACTATGTTTATAAACTTCCATCAGGGGATATAGTTGCTGTTTATGATGATCTGACTGAAATAAAACAGTATGAAGAGGAACTTGAGCAAAACCAGAATCGTTTGAGAAGTTTGGTAAGGATACTTCAGTACCGATCAGAATCTGTACAGGACTTCCTGGATTATGCTCTTGAAGAGGCCCTGAAGCTAACTGAAAGTAAGTTAGGATATATCTATTACTACCATGAAGATAGGAAAGAATTTATTCTGAATACATGGTCAAAGGAGGTTATGGGTGAGTGTACCCTTACTGATAAACAGTCAGTTTATGAACTGGATAAGACTGGTATATGGGGTGAAGCAGTCCGTCAAAAGAGGCCAATCATTATAAATGATTTTAAAGTTCCCCATCCACTTAAAAAGGGTTATCCTAAGGGTCATGCACCTCTTTATAAATTCATGACCATCCCGGTTATTAGCGGTGATGAAATTGTTGCTGTAGTGGGAGTGGCCAACAAAGAGACTAACTACACAGAAACAGATGTTCTACAACTTGAACTTTTAATGGATGCAGTATGGAAGGTTTTGGATAGTCAACGGGCTGAAGAAGCTTTGAAAAAATCTGAAACCAGGTATAGGGCTATTTTTGAAAACACAGGGACTGCCACTGCAATCAGTGAAGATAACATGATTTTATCCCTTGTAAATGAAGAATTCGCCAATCTCACCGGATTTTCAAAGAAGAAAATCGAAAACAAAATGACCTGGACTGACTTTTTTGCAGAAGAAGAGTTACCTCGAATGAATGAATATCACAGGCTCCGCAGAATCAATCCCAATGCCGCTCCCCGAACTTATGAGAGTATTTTGAAGGATAGATGGGGAAATACAAAAGACGTGTATATGAGCGTTACCATGTTGCCGGATACTAAAAAAAGTCTAGTTTCCGTCCTGGACATAACTGAAAAGAAACAGTCACGTATTGAACTGAAGAGGGAGTTAAAAATTAACCAATCTCTTGCTAACATATACGTACCTCTGATTTCACCAGATACAACCATTCAGGATGTTTCTATTTCTATTTTAAAAGAGTCTTTAACACTAACTGCAAGTGAACATGGTTTTGTGGCCACAATTGACCCTGAAAACCAGGATCTGATAAATCAAACACTCACCCGAATGATGCCCCAGTGTGAAGTTTATGATGATGGCAAAATCCCGGAAGAAATAAGATTCCCCATTGGTCCTGATGGAATCTACCCCGGACTATGGGGGTACTGTTTAAACACAAAAAAATCTTTCTTTACCAATGATGCCGTAAATCATCCCTCGTCAAAGGGCGCACCAGATGGACATATAAATATAGAAAGATTTTTGGCGGTTCCAGTGATTGTGGGTGAAAAACTTGTGGGACAGTTAGCTCTGGCAAATCCAGACCGAGATTACACTGATAAAGATGTAAACTCCATTGAAAGAATTGCAGAGTTCTTTGCTTTAGCTATCCAGCGCAAAGATTATGAAGAGCGAATTAGCAAATCTCTTGATGAGAAAGATTTACTGCTCAGGGAGATCCACCATCGAGTGAAGAACAACATGCAGATAATATCCAGCATTTTAAACCTCCAGTCATTTGCAGTAAAGGATCCTAAACTGTTGGATATTTTAAAACAGAATCAAAACCGCATCAAATCAATGGCAATGATTCACGAAAAACTTTACCAGTCCAAAAATTTAGTGGAAATCGATTTCAGTGAATATCTGGAAAGTTTAACTGCAGACATCTTTTACACCTATTCAATTAGAACCGCGGAAATAGATATTGATTTGGATATAGACAAAAAAATCATGCTCAATATTGAAACTGCAATACCCTGTGGGTTAATCTACAGTGAATTACTTTCCAACAGCATAAAACATGCTTTTCCCAATGATCAGGGGGGGAAGATAATAGTAGAATTCAAGAGAAGTGATGATGAGTTAATGCTCAGGGTAAGTGATAATGGTGTGGGTTTGCCAGAGGAAATTGATTTCCAGAAAACCGAAACTTTGGGACTTCAATTAATCAATAATCTGGTTAAACAGATAGATGGGGCCATAAAACTTGATAAAACCCATGGCACATCGTTCAAGGTCAAATTCAAGGAACTTCAATACAAAGATAGAATGCAATATGATTAACGATTTTTATTATATGATAAAAAGACTAAATATGATAAAAAGACTAAATACCAGTAATTTTAAAATAAATAATTCAGAGGTTGTAATGAAATCACAATAACCTCGAATAAAAAACCAATCGAATAATAGTTAAAATCTTTAAATTTTGATTCCATGCCTCATAAAATAGTTATATACCATACAGAGCAGTGCGATCCAAAGAAGTGCACCACTCGTAAACTGGCCCGGCAGAGACAGATCAGGATGGTCAGCCGTCTTAACCAGATACCACGAGGGGCTTTAGTACTGGACCCATTCTCCCCAAAGTCAGTGTCACCTGAAGACCATGATTTAGTAGTTGAAAAAGGTATTGTGGGGCTTGATTGCTCATGGAAACGGATTGACAAGTCAGCCGCAATGTTCAGGGGTGCTGCAACCCATCGTTCCCTTCCTTTCCTGGTGGCTGCCAATCCCACCAACTATGGTAAGCCATGTATTCTGTCCACTGCTGAGGCTGTGGCAGCAACCTTATATATAGTGGGGCTTAAAGATAATGCTATTCAGATTATGTCCCACTTCAAGTGGGGACCTCATTTTCTGGAGCTCAATTATGAGCTCTTAGAGGCTTATTCCCAGGCTCGCAGTAGCAGGGAAGTTGTAGATATTCAGAATGAATTCATAGGAGGCTAAATAATGGCTAGATTCGAAGAAGCAGAAAATAGAATATTCAAGATTAAGATTTGTCTCAAATGTAACGCTCGAAACCCACCAACTGCCAAGACCTGTCGTAAGTGTGGATACAAGGGCTTGAGATACAAAGCCAAAGAACCAAGAGGATAAAATACTCCTCATCCCCCCATTCCATTTAATATTTGCGTGAGAATTTGGGGAAAATCCATTTTTTTTATTTATTTTTCATTAATTGGGTATATATCCACACACTGAGTAAAATAACCATGTTTAAATACAGTTTTCAGTGATGATACAATTTAGGATTTTTATAATTTTTAACATGTTTATAGGGCGTGATCTTGATGAAAGTTGAAGAATATTTAAAGGAATCCTTGAAGAAGGGGAAAGTTCACTTAACCCTTCTTGATCCAGAGGAACAGAACCCTCAAAAGGCCCTGGAGATCGCTATAGAAGCGGTTGCAGGTGGCACAGATGGTATTATGCTGGGCGGATCCACCACTGATTCTCAGGATCTGGATGAAACTGCAAAAATACTCCAGGAAAACCTGGATGTTCCCATCATACTCTTCCCAGGTAACACCACGGGGGTAAGTGGCTATGCCGATGCCATATTATTCATGAGTCTCTTGAACTCCAACAATCCCTACTGGATTATCGGCGCCCAAGCACTGGGCGCACCAAAAGTTAAAAAAACAGGAATTGAAACCATCCCCATGGGATACGTAATTGTTCAACCTGGTGGAACAGCAGGATGGGTAGGAGATGCCAAACTCATCCCCCGAAACAAACCCGACATTGCCACGGCTTATGCCATGGCAGCAGAGTTTATGGGAATGAGGTTCTTCTATTTAGAGGCAGGCTCCGGTGCAGAACAGATAATTCCTGGTGAGATGATTCAGAAGGTTAAAATGTTCACCAACCACGTGGTAATCGTTGGTGGAGGTATCCGAACCGGTGATGATGCAAAAAGGGTGGCTCAAGCTGGTGCAGATATTATAGTAACCGGAACAGTGGTTGAGAACACATCCAACATACGGGAAAAAATAGCGGAGATTGTGGAAGGGATCAAATCCATTTAAACTAAATCCATTTAAACATTATTTCCCAATTTTTTTCCTTAATTTTTCATTAGAAGCCCTAATTTACAAGAATTAGATTCAAATCACCATAGAATTTCTTCACCATCGAATTTTTATTAATAATTTATAATTCCTATTTTTTATCATAATCAGATTGGATATTCAAACTAGATACTAAAACTAGATACTAATTGATGATTTAGTTAGAAGTTATAGGAGCAATTTGAGTAGAGCTGTTTTTGTTTTTCTAAATGTTTAAATTAGAAAAATTATAATCTGAATAAGATTATACCATACATTATATGAAGAGGTGAAACTATGTGTGATTCAAATGGATACGATTTCATAGCGGATAAGTTAAAAGAAAATTTGGGCCTTGAAAAATCTCCAGTAGCCATAAAATTCGTTTTAAGAGAAAAAGATATTCCTGAAGGTGTCCAAAAAGTTGATGAAGCATTAAGACATTGTGAACTGGTGCAGAAAGCGAGTCAGGGGGATGTTTTCTATGCTACAGCCGAGGAACAAAAATGTAAGGGAGGGGCAGCTGCTCTGGGTCTTATGGAGACTCCTGAGAAGATCAAAACCGGGGAATTCTACTATGAATTAGGACGATTTTCTGGTTTAGGATCAGCCAAAAAGACCATGGAATCAATACCTAAAATCGATCCCATAATGTATGCTCTGGTATATGCTCCACTGGGGAAGGCTGATTTCGATCCAGATGTTATAGTGCTCATAGTCAACCCTGCTCAGGCCATGAAGCTTTCACAAGCCTTGGTTTATACCATGGGTGGTAGAGTGGAAGTGGACTTTGCAGGAATCCAGTCAATCTGTGCCGATGCAGTTGCAGGACCATTCACACGCCGCCAGCCCAACATTACCCTGGGATGCTCTGGATCCAGAGGATATGCGGGTATAAAAGATGAAGAGGTTATTGTAGGTCTCACCGGGGAAAATATTGGTTGTGTGGTCAATGCATTGGAAAATATGAGCTGAATCATTTAAACCATTTTTTATATACATTTTTTTTAGAATGATTTTCCGTGGATCTATGTCTCTTATTATGAAACTATTGATGGATCATATTAGGGAACTATTGACGGATCATTTTTTTTAACATCTTTAAAACATTAAGATAATCATCATATCGGTTGATATTCACCAGTTCCAACTCATTTTGCTCTGGTATGGCGTATAATGACACTCCATCAGATACCATCCTCCTGAGTATGGGATTCAAATTATCTTCCTCATCCTGAAGATAATGTTTTAAGAGTGAGGAGTGGCAGGCAAAGGGCATGCCCAGTCCAAGGGCATTATCCAGGTATCCTGTTTTACCACGGGATAGAATTGAAATTGTGTTTTCTCCTTCAGGACTATTCAAAAGATGGTTCATCAGGTTCTGCATGGTTTTTTTGGTAACAGTGGGCTGATCTCCCGCCAGACACAAACAATAATCATATTTAGAATTAACCACGCCATTTAGGAGAGTCTGGGATAATTCCACATCCACCTCAGGGTTTTCAATGATGCGGAGGCGGGAGTCCTGTATATCATTCAATGCAGGATATAACTCCTCCATAAAATGCCCCAGAACAACTATGCACTCATTTAAATCTGTTTGGAGTGCTTTTTTAACGGTGAAATTAATGATAGGATCTGCATTGATTTCAAGAAGCAGTTTGTGACGTATTTCCATTCCTTTATTTTGAAGGTCTTCCCTCATTCGCCTGTTTTTACCTGCTGCAGTTATAATACATGATACTCCTTTCATGGGTAATCCTCCTCTAAAAAAAAAGAAACCTCCCTTTAAAAAAAGAAATAATGGGGGGCTGGCTCGTCAACCGAGCCTAACTACCTGAGAATGAATCACCAGTCCTGCTCCACTTCCATCAGTCCACATAACAAGTTTTATGGGGTAATCATGGTTGTTATAGACTTTAACTCCCACTGTGGGGCTGGTGTCATAGGCTATGGCCAGTTCATCCCATCTAATTCCACTGGGTAATGGTAAGCCTGCGGATGTAGTTGCTCCCCGGAGTGATCTGGCTGCGGGGCATACTCCGTGGACTGCTGATCCGCCAGTGGCGTTGGGGTCGGGGCAGGGCTCAAAGCCAATGTTTTCTTTCCCATTGGATCCAGTTTTTGGCGGTATTATGGTGCCGTTCCATGCCCTGGCAAATGACATAGCATTGTAAGCCCGGGCTGAATCCCCATATTCGGGGTAGGATCCCAGAGCTTCAGTATAACTTGAGGTCACATTTTCACTGTGGGGTCCCATATAGGCCATAACTGGCGAACCAGCAGGATAGTTTTTCATATAGGTTACCACAGACTCTCCGAAAAAGGTTTTTATTTGATTTGGTGTGACCTGGTTTCGGCCATCATTGAATCTGGTGAGTGAATAATCAAGGTATATATAATCACCCTCCGTGGATTTGTTGTACCATTTCTTAAAGGTAGTTATGCTAACGTATTCATTGGGAATGGTGTCGTTTTTAATATCAGATTCAGCCACTGTTTTCACCAGTTCACCACTTTTACCACCATTCCTGATCTCCACACCATCCTTGGTCTTGACACCCACAGTGTATCCGGTTTTGTATCCCCATACAAATGTTTGAGGTGCGTTAACCACCAGTTGCTGGCCCTGAACACTTAAATAGCCGGGGCCTTCAAATCCCTGGGCTACTCCTTGGGCGGAAATATTGCCGTTGGCAAGTTGGGATAGAGGAGTTTCCAGTGATCCAGTTAAAAGTCCATTAATAATCGGCAGGTACTTTTCTTCCTCAAATAGATTCTTTAAATATTCAAAATTAAATAACACTGGCACTTTCCTTATTTTAGCATCATCAACCACTTTCATACCAGAAACTACAGTATCTCCAATGGACATTGCAGTGATTTCTTCTGGCTTTTGCGGAGGAAAATAGCCTTCAATGGTGTCACCAACATAAGAAAAACTGATTATCAATATTATCAAAACACCAAAGGCCAGTATCGGATTTAACAAAGATCTGCGCATTTTCTAATCCTCCAAATAAATAGATATTTTTTTTTATTTTGCCGAAATGGCCTCCTTTAAACTTTCCGTAATTTCTATGATCTTACGCTGTCCATTGCCACCGATGAATACATTAGGATACCTTTCTGAGCACTTGAGTGCGAATTTGACCACATCCTCCACATTACTCAGGTTATGGATTGTTCCCGGGTATTTTTCTTCTTCCAGGATCTTTCGAACATCATCTCGAGTGTCATCAAGTCCAGGAAAAATGGCAATGATCTTTGAATTGGTCTTTGAAGCTTCTCTGAAAATCTCCAAACGGCATATTTCACCTTTACGTGGAGTTCCAAGGATTATAACTTGGAATTCAGCTTCATTAAGCACTGCTGCAGTAGCATCAGCATTATCAGTTTTACCCACCACTATCCTGGAATGGGGAAGATCAATAATAGTAGCCCTCCCTGGTAAAACACTGAATTCCTTAAGGGCAGTTTCAATGGTTTCATCAGATATTCCAACTATTTTGGCAGTTTTTGACGCTGCAGCTGCATTTTCGCGATTGAAATCTCCGAACAAGTTCAATTTATAGGGAATCTTGCTAAAAAAATGAGTTTCCGTTGCTTTATCACTTAACTGTCCTAACTTTTCAGTGGTATAGTTTAAAACAACCTTTTTGCACTCCACAAATTCTCCCAGGGACTGTAGGTAGTTTTCAAGGGATTGGTGAAATTCAAGGTGATCCCTACCAACATTAGTCACCACAACTAGGTCAAAGTCAAAGGTATAATTACAAAAATCAAGAGTCATATCACAGACTTCTACCAAAAGAATGTCATAATTATCAGATGAAGCTTCTAAAATGACTTCAGTATAACCCTTAAAACCTCCCCCTGCATTTCCACCAATGAGAACTTTCATACCTGCCCTTTGCAGAATGCTGGCAATCATCATGGTGGTGGTTGTTTTACCATTGGTACCAGTGACACCTATAGTAAATAGGGAACGATGAGAAGTTATAACATCAGATAAAAGTTTTTTGTCAGATTTTAATTTTTGAAAAACAGGTTTATTCCATAATCCTGGGCTTAAAACAAGTGCATCCGTTTTTTCTATTTTTCCAAAATCATGAAATCCCAGATCTACATCCAGGCCCTCATCGGGATTTAATTCAATATTAAGACTAATGTCTGAAGCATAAACTTTATAACCGTGATTAAGAAGAGATTCAACGGCATTAATGCCTTCCACGCCCAGCCCAACCACAGAAACATCCATTTTAACAACCATTACCCGATTTTCTAAAAGGGCATCATTTATAGTATGCCTAAAAATAAGTTGATACTTTACATATATAACTATAACTCAAATACCCTCCTTCCCTTTTGAATAATTATTTCAAGGGAGTATAAGACTATTTAAGGTTGGATAGGCATTTTTAATGGAATAATAGTTATTTTAAATCTTCAATTTTCTAAAATAATCATTTTAAAACAGGATAATAATTAGGGGTGCTCTGTTTTAAGGATGTGTATCTATCTGCATGTATCTTGATTTATACTAAAATTTTAATGTAATATATCCCATAACCATATAACAGTATCAAAACTATAATTTCAAACAGTCATTGAGGAAAAATCAAAGTAAAGATTATCCTTAATATATTTTATAAAGGTTATTGATCGATTTAATGGATAGATATCGCTGGTTATAAGCCGGTATCAGAGTATTAGGTGTCCCTCATGAACACAATGAAAGACCTCTCTAAGGAAATTGTAAAACGCATTGAAAACATAGCCCAACCTGTAAAGATAATGCATGTCTGCGGATCACACGAACACACCATAATGCAGCATGGTATAAGAACCCTGTTACCTCCAGAGGTGGAAGTGGTGGCAGGGCCGGGATGCCCAGTATGCTGCGTACCTGCACGTGAAGTGGAAGAATGCCTCCAACTGGCCAAACAGGGAGTAACTATTGCAACCTTCGGGGATATGTTAAGGGTCCCGGGTGGATCAGGATCCCTGGCTGAGGCAAAGGCAGAAGGCGCGGATGTAAGGATAGTTTATGGGGTAAATAACGCAGTGGAACTAGCTCAAAAGATTGATAATGAAGTGGTTTTTATGGCTGCTGGATTTGAAACCACGGCACCAACCACCGCTGCAGAAATAGTTGCAGGTCCACCAGAAAACTTCTCAGTTCTGTCCTGTCATAGAATGATACCTCCAGCACTCCAGTTTTTGATAGAATCCGGAGAAGTGAATCTCAACGCTCTCATAGAACCGGGCCATGTTTCCACCATCATCGGAAACCGTCCCTATGATATTTTCTCAGAAAAATATGGAATCCCGCAAGTGGTTACCGGTTTCAACCCGATGGACGTGCTAATAGCAGTGTACCTGATTTTAAAACAGCTTCATGAAGGTAAAGCACTGGTTCAAAATGAATATAAACGAGCAGTCCGTGAAGAAGGAAATTTAAAAGCCCAGAAACTTCTTGAAGAAGTGTTCTACATAACCACCAGGGAATGGAGGGGTTTCCCACCGATACCTGACTCAGTTATGGAGATCAAAGATGAATTCAGTGATGTGAATGCCAGGGAGAAGTTTGATATTGAAGTGGGCAGTATCCCTGAAGTAGTCTCTGGTTGTATTTGTGGAGCCATACTCCGGGGAGTGGCCCGTCCTGAAGACTGCAAACTCTTCCGCAAGGAATGTAACCCCACCAATCCTATAGGGGCCTGTATGGTTAGTAAAGAAGGAACCTGCAACATAGCTCATCGATACGGTTCATTTTAATTTAATCAATCCATGAATCAATGGAACCCGGGATTGCTTGCTTGATTCTGGGCGTTCCCCTAATATATCAATGGATGATTTCAAGTAAATTGGGTAATGAATTAATAAAAACTGGTGAATGATTTGATCAAAGCAGTAGCAGTAGATGTTGATGGAACCATAACCGATGGTAAACGAAGATTATGTTGCAGTGCCATGGAATCAATACGTGCTGCAGAAGAATGTGGCATACCAGTCATCATTGTTACAGGTAACATCCTCCCAGTTACCAAAACCCTTTCCATATTCATCGGAACTTCCGGGGGTCTGGTAGCTGAAAACGGAGGAGTTATAGAATCATCCAAGGGTAGGATGGTGCTGGGAGATATTCGAAAGTGCAAAGAGGCCTATGAATTTTTAAAAACTAAACATCCCATTGAAAAGGTGGACTTTTCAGATCAGAGAATTTCAGAAATTGCATTTTACAGAACCATTCCCGTGAATTTGATTAAAGATACCCTTAAAGATTTTGATGTGAGAATATACGATACCAACTTTGCACTGCACATCACTGATCCGGCAGTGGACAAGGGCACATCACTGGTTCATGTGGCTGGTGATATGGGTATCCTGCCCGAGGAAATCCTGGCAGTGGGAGACAGTGAAAATGACCTGGAATTTTTAAAAGTTGCCGGGTTAAAGGTAGCAGTGGCCAATGCAGCCCCTGAACTAAAAGCTATTGCAGATTATGTAACTCAAAAACCATATGGAGATGGAGTTAAAGAGGCGTTAGAGAGGTTTTTATCATGATGAACGATTTAGCTAACCAGGCACTGGATCATGCCCTTAAAGGTGCTGATCAGGCAGAAATATACGTTGAAATCACAGAGAGTGTGGATGCCACCATCCAGAATGATCAGGTGGATTTTGCCAAGGAATCATACTCCCTGGGCATGGGCATCCGGGTTATCTGTGACAATAAAATGGGTTTTGCATACACCACCCAAACTGAAAAAATAACCGAAACAGTAGCCAGAGCGATTTCCAATGCCCAGGCCAACCTTGTTGACGAAAACTTTGCA
Above is a genomic segment from Methanobacterium sp. containing:
- the hypD gene encoding hydrogenase formation protein HypD, which encodes MKDLSKEIVKRIENIAQPVKIMHVCGSHEHTIMQHGIRTLLPPEVEVVAGPGCPVCCVPAREVEECLQLAKQGVTIATFGDMLRVPGGSGSLAEAKAEGADVRIVYGVNNAVELAQKIDNEVVFMAAGFETTAPTTAAEIVAGPPENFSVLSCHRMIPPALQFLIESGEVNLNALIEPGHVSTIIGNRPYDIFSEKYGIPQVVTGFNPMDVLIAVYLILKQLHEGKALVQNEYKRAVREEGNLKAQKLLEEVFYITTREWRGFPPIPDSVMEIKDEFSDVNAREKFDIEVGSIPEVVSGCICGAILRGVARPEDCKLFRKECNPTNPIGACMVSKEGTCNIAHRYGSF
- a CDS encoding phosphoglycolate phosphatase encodes the protein MIKAVAVDVDGTITDGKRRLCCSAMESIRAAEECGIPVIIVTGNILPVTKTLSIFIGTSGGLVAENGGVIESSKGRMVLGDIRKCKEAYEFLKTKHPIEKVDFSDQRISEIAFYRTIPVNLIKDTLKDFDVRIYDTNFALHITDPAVDKGTSLVHVAGDMGILPEEILAVGDSENDLEFLKVAGLKVAVANAAPELKAIADYVTQKPYGDGVKEALERFLS